One Halobacterium wangiae genomic window, ACGAGTCCTGTGTGGTAGTCACAGACGACAAGCGCCAGCCCATCGGCGAAGCACTCTACGAGGTGGCCAGCGAGGTCAGCGAGGACACCACGATTCTCCGCTACCCGCCCCTCGACCAGCACGGCGAGGAGCCGCCGGCACCGGTCGCAGCGGCGATGGAGGCCGCGGACGTCTTCCTCGCGCCGACCACGAAGAGTCTGAGTCACACGCGCGCTCGCGGCGCGGCCTGCGACGCGGGCGCCCGCGGCGCGACGCTCCCGGGCATCACCGAGGACGTGTTCACGACGGGCCTGGACGCCGACTACGAGACCATCCGCCAGCACTGCGAGGACGTGCTCGCGCAGGTCGCGGGCGCCGACGAGGTCCGCGTCACCACGGACGCCGGCACGGACATCACGTTCGAACCGGGCGCCCGCGAGTGGCACGACGACACGGGCATCGTCCACGACGCCGGCGACTTCTCGAACCTCCCCGCGGGCGAGGTGTTCGTCTCCCCCGAGGACGCCAACGGGACCTACGTCGTCGATGGCACGATGCGCCCCCACGGCCGCCTCGACGGAGAGGAGCTCCGTTTCGAGGTCGAGGACGGCTTCGTCACCCACATCTCCGACGACGAGATCCGCGGGCAGGTCGAGACCGCGAGCGAAGAGGTCGGCCGGGACGCCTACAACCTCGCGGAGCTCGGCATCGGGACGAACGTCGCGGTCACGGAACTCGTCGGCAGCGTCCTCCTCGACGAGAAGGCCGCGGGCACCGTCCACATCGCCATCGGCGACGACGCCGGCATCGGCGGCGACACCGACGCCCCGCTCCACCTCGACGGCATCCTCAAGGACCCGACTGTGTTCGCCGACGGCGAGGAAATCGACCTCCCGACTGCGTAACGCCCTACTGGTCAACCACCGACGAGAACCCCTGCGGAACAGTTCGAGGACGAGCAAATCGGGACTCCGCGCGCTTTTACGTTCGGGGCGGCTACACGCCAGTATGAGCGAGAACGCCGGGGAGCACGTCCCCTTCGAGTGTCCGTCCTGTTCGCCGGACCTCGAGACCGTCCACGAAGTCCTGACGACCGGTGGGGGCAACGCCACCGTGCAGTGTACCGAGTGCGGGCACGTCCACAAGGAACCGACCACCGAAGACCGGACCGTCGAGCGCGAGGTCGTCGTCTCCCAGGACGGCGAGTCCTTCACGGGGAGCGCGGAGTTCGACCCCGGGGAGACCGTCTACGAGGGCGACGAGTTCATCGTGGAGACCGAGGAGACCATCGCGCAGGTGCGCGTGACGAGCATCGAGGTCGGGCCGGAGGACCGCACCACCCGGGCGGACGCCGCGGACATCGATACGGTGTGGACGCGCGCGGTGGACAACGTCTCCGTCGACGTGACCGTCCACCCGAAGGACGGCGACGAGGGGAGTCGGAGCCTGACGGTCCACGTGCCCGGCGACTACGAGTTCGTCGTCGGGGAGACCCAGGAGTTCGGCGACGAGACGGTGTCGGTGACGGGTATCCACGTCCGGGAGAGCGCCATCGAGTCGTACAAGTTCCCGAAACTCGGCGAGGACGGCGACACGGTGTTCGCCAAGGACGTCAAGCGAGTGTACGGGGACGACGAGTCGAGCACCGCGTGGTCGGCCTGGTAGGATGACGAGGGAGCGCGAGCGGGAGCGACTCGCGGACGCGCTCGCCTCGCGGCCGAACGTCAGCGACAGCGCCGCCGCCGCGATCCGCGCGGTGCCTCGCCACGAGTTCATCCCGGAGGGGCGACGCGAGCACGCCTACGACGACCGCCCGCTCCCCATCGGCGAGGGCCAGACCATCAGCGCGCCACACATGGTCGCGATCATGGCGACGGAACTCGACCTCCAGTCCGGCGAGCGCGTCCTGGAGGTCGGGACGGGGTGTGGCTACCACGCCGCGGTGACCGCGGAACTCGTCGGTCCTGCGAACGTCTACTCCGTCGAGTTCGTCGCGGACCTCGCCGACCGAGCGACAGAGACGCTCGCGGACGCGGGCTACAGCGACGTCTCCGTGCGCGTGGGCGACGGCCGCGAGGGCTGGCCCGAGCACGCACCCTACGACGCCGCGTACCTGACGTGTGCGGCCCCGGAGTTCCCGCCGGCGGTCGTCGAGCAAGTCCGGGCGGGAGGTCGGCTGGTCGCGCCCATCGGGGACGCCCGCCAGCGCCTCGTCCACGCGGTGAAACGCGAGGACGGCAGCCTCGACCGCACCGACAGGGGTGGGGTGCGGTTCGTGCGGATGCAGGGCGACTGACGGACTCGCGTCCAGTCGGCGACTGATTTTATCCGCCCGGCGACACACCGGTGGGGTATGGACTATCGGGAACTGCTGTTGCTGCGCGCCGCCCGTGAGACCGGCGTGCTCGACGCGCTCGTCTCCACAGCGGACACGCCCGCGGAGGTCGCGGAGACGGCCGGGGTCACGGAGCGGGCCGCGGAACTGACCGTCGACGCGCTGCTGGAGATGGGGCTGCTGGAGCAGGTCGGAGACGCGGTGGAGCCGACCAACCGGATGCTTGGGTTCATCACCAAGACGGACGTGCGCTCGGTCGGGACGCTCCCCCACGAACTCGACCGCGTGGAGGCCCTGGTGGCGCTCCCGGAGACGATGCGCACGGGCGACCCGCCGGTTCCCCGGGGAAACGCCCTCCGGAACCGGCTGGGGGCGCGCGCCGCGGAGGACGACGCGAGCGTCCGCGCCGCGGTCACCGCCGCCGTCCGCGAGCAGCCTGACGCCGAGTCCGTGCTCGTGGTCGACGACGGGCCCGGGCGGCACGCCGTGGAGTTCGCGCGCCGGGGGTTCGACGTGACGATGCTCGCCGAGCAGCGCGTCGTCGACGCCGTTCGCCCGTTGCTGGGCACCGAGCGCGTCGACCTTCTGGCTGGCGACCCGCTGGCGGGCGCGGACGGGAGCTTCGACGTCGTCTTCCACGCGCGAGTCGCCCACGGCTACGGGCCCGAGGAGAACCGCCAGTTGCTCGCGGCTGCACGGGAGGCGCTCGTCGACGGTGGTCTCGCCGTCCACGTCGACGTGCTCCGTGACGGCACGCCGGACGCCGGGCTGACGGCGGAGCTGCTGGCGGGTACCGGGGCGGGGGAGTGTCACGCCGCCGAGACGGTCGGGGAGTGGTTCACCGACGCGGGCTTCGAGGCGGTTCGAGAGGGGGACGTTCCGGGGACGGAGTACGGATTCGTGGCGGGTCGCAGGCGCGCAGTTGAATAGGGTCCACGCGAAAACCGTCACATGGAGTTCGCGGCGCTGCGGGACGAGATGGTCGACAGCCTCGAACACGACACGAAGGCTGTCGTCGAGGCCCACCCGACGGGCCGCGCGATGCGGGCGGTGCCCCGCCACGAGTTCGTCGACGAGGAGCACCGCGCGTACACCGACCAGTCGTTCCGGCACCGGGACACGGCGATTCTCTCGCCGTCGATGGCCGGTCGGCTGCTGAGCGCGCTCGCCCCGGAGGCGGGCGACGACGTGCTCGTCGTGGGCGTCGGCGTCGGCTACACGGCGGCGGTGCTCGCGGAGATCGTCGGCGGCGAGCACGTCCACGCGGTGGACATCGACCGGCGACTCGTGTACGACGCGCGGGCGAACCTCGCGAGCGCCGGCTACGGCGACGTGCTGGTCGACTGCCGGGACGGCGCGGAAGGGTTGCCGGAGTACGCGCCGTTCGACCGCATCGTCGTCGAGGCCGCGGCCGTAGACGCGCCCGCCGCGCTGCTCGAGCAGCTCGCACCCGGCGGCCGACTTGTGTTCCCCCGGGGGAGTGGCGACCAGACGCTGGTCGCGGTGGAGGACGGGGAGACCGTGGGCGTCCACGGCCCCGTCGCGTTCGCGCCGCTGCTGGTCGACGGCGAGCAGGGGAGCGCCGTCGAACGCAACCGGACCGTGCGGGAGGACCACGAGCGCGCGGTGCGCGCGGCGGAGTCCCGCGGCGGCTGGGAGCACGAGTGGATCGACTGGGAGAACCGCTAGTCGCGGACGACGAGGACGGCGGTGTTCTCGCGGCGGTCGACGTAGTCGGAGCCGGCGGGCGGCTTCAGCGAGATCTCCAGGGATCCCTCCGCCTGGTTCGGGCCGAGCCGGGGGTCGACGCGAAGCGTAGCCGTCCCGGCGTCGGCGGTGGTCGCCGTCGCGACGCTGTCGAGGTCCGCGGTGCCAGCCTTCACGACGACCGTCGCGCCGGAAACGGGGTTGCCTTCGGCGTCGACGGCGGTGACCGACAGTGTCTGTTCGCCGGGCGTCACGACGTCCGGGCTGGGTTTCGCGTCGAGTTCACTGACGGCGAGCGTGTTCACCCCCGAGACCATGCTGAGCAGCACGCTGAGCGTGGCGACGCCGACGACGGTGGCGACACGGGCGGTGACACCGGCGGTGACGACGGTGGCGACGACGGCGGCTCGGACGGCGGGATCCCCGGCTTCGGCATGGGTATCGCGCTGGTCGCCATCCTCGGCGCTGCGCTCCTCGCACTGCGCGAGTAACGCACGCTGAGACAACTGAATAACACCATTTTCTTTCGCGCGCTACAATCCGACAGCGACAGCGTTCTCTCGTGCGCCACGCCCGACAGCGGCGTCGTCGTCTCCCGGCGAGCGCGTGGTCGACCGACACGCATATTGTCGCGTCGTTCGTCTACCCGGCAACGATGACCGCCCTGACCGATACGCTCGCGTGGTTCGTCGTCGCGACCTTCGGTGCGAGCGCGATCCTCCAGGGGGAGTCACGACGGACGAGTCGCTACGCGGCCGTTCTCGCGTGGGTACTGTTCGCCGCGTTCTGGGGACTGCTCACGCCGCACTTCGCGTTCGTCCAGCGCAGCATCGTCGAGGGCGTGCTGAGCGCGGCCGCGGTCCCGGCGTGTCTGTACACCGCCTACCTCGTCGGTAGCGGTCGGAAGGACCTCGAGACGCTGACGCGCGCGGTCGCCATCATGGGGCTGCTCTACCTCCCGTTCCAGACGATCGAGCCGCTGCGGCAGTTCGCCATCGAGTCCGTCGCCCAGCAGGCCAAGTGGGTGATGGCCCAGCTCGGCTACCACCCGCCCATCGTGGACGGCGACCACGGCTACCACTCGCGGTTCGTATTCACCGGGGAGAACCGCATGACGGGTGAGGCCGGCCACCGGTTCACGACGACGGTGCTGCTGGCGTGTACGGGCGTCGGGAGCATGTCCATCGTCGGCGGCCTCGCGCTCGCGGTGAAGGCGCCGCTGCGCCGCCGCCTGCTCGCGCTCGCCATCACGCTCCCCGTCATCTACGGGCTGAACATCGTGCGCGTCGTCTTCATCGCCATCGCGCACGGCGAACAGTGGTTCGCCGGCCAGACCGTCCAGAACCTCGTGTTCACGATGTTCGCCACCGGCGACGCAAACATGGTGTCGTACCTCTTCGCCGACCGCGTGCTCGCCCAGTCGCTGTCCGTCGTCGTGCTCGTGGCGCTGACGCTCGCCCTCCTCCGCGTCGTCCCGGAACTCGGCGGCGTCGTCGAGGACGTCGCGTACATCGCCACCGGTAACGAGTACGACGTCACCGAGCGGTTCGCGCAGTAGGCTCCGCAGTTCTCACGGCCACTCGTCGAACGTCACACAGCGACGACTACGCATCCAGTAGTACGGAACGAGAGTCACGGCGCCGCGGCTACGCGCGAGAAATCCGGAGAAGTGGTGTGGGAAGCCGGCCTACCGGACGAGCAGTTCCTCGCCGCGCTCGACGACGATTTTGCACGGCGGCGTAATCTTGTTGTACGCGCGGCGGAACGCCTCCTTGACGGTCTCGGCCTGGTCGACCTCGCACCACGCAGTGAACAGGCGCTCGCCGGGGTAGATGCGGGCGGCGGTGCCGACCGGGACGCCGAACGCCTGGCGCATCCCGTCGGAGACACGGTCCGCACCCGCGCCGGTCGCCTGCTTGTTCTCGCGGATGATCTGGTGGGGGAACTTGCGGAGGCTCATCTTGTAGTTGCCCTCGCCGAGTTCCTTGATGAGGTGGCGGTTCGCAGAGAGGCGGGAGGCCTCGAGGCTCCCGTGGCGGAGCTGGCACTCCTCCTCGGGGACGAGGCTGATCTGGACGGGGTAGTCGTCCTTGTCTGCCTGCAGGTCGCCCATCTGGTGCTGTGCGATCTTCGAGCCCGGAATCCCCGTGACGTAGTCGCGACGGGTGTACGACGGCTTGTCGATCTTCCGGTACATGGAGGCCGGCTTCTCGGACATAGTTACTACTGTTGGCTCAGGGTCAGCGCGCGAATAAAGGCTTCGAACCCGTTTCGTCGGCTCGGCGCCCGCTACCCCCGCGAGCGCGGCGTGTCATCCTCCTCCCTCCGGCCACCCCGTCACGCGCTCCACGTTCCCGTCACTCCGGTCCGTCACGGGTAGCGGCGGAACACGTCCAGAACCCGGTCGCTTTACCCCCGCGGACGGCAACACGCTCGCATGACCTTCCGGGACTTCGACGCGCTCCGCGACGCGCTCGCGGGCGCCGACTTCGACCGCCCGCCCGCGTTCGTCGCCAACGCCCACGTTACGGGACTCTCGGTGGCTCGCGCGCTCGCCGCCCACGACGTCCCCGTGGTCGCGCTCGACCGCTCCGGGGACGGCGCCGCACCGCCCTCGAACGCCGTCGACTACGCGGGCCAGGTGACCTACCCGCTCGACGACCAGGCCGGCTTCCGCGAGGACGTCGAGGCGCTCGCCGCCGAACTCGCCCACGACCCCGTCGCCTTCGGCTGCATGGACGAGTGGGCGCTCGCGTTCGCGGAGGCCGACCCCGACGGCGTCCGCCTGCCGTTCGCGGACATCGACACGCTCGACTCCGTGCTCGACAAGACCGCGCTGTACGACCGCTGCGAGGAACTCGGCGTCCCCTACCCCGAGACCTACCAGCTCTCCGAGACCGACCCCGAGGAGGCCGCCGACGAACTCGGCTTCCCGCTCGTCGTCAAACCCGCTCGCAAGCGCGAGTTCGAGGAGGCCGTCGGCACGAACGTCATCGAGGTGGCCGACCGCGAGGAGTACCGCGACGTCGTGGAGATGGCACGGGAGACCGGTATCGAGGTCATGGCCCAGGAGAAGGTCCCGGTCGCGCGCGGCGAGGACCACTCGCTGGCCTCCTACGTCCCCGAAGACGGCGACCCGCTCGCCGTCGTGGGCAACGCCCGCGTCCGCGCACCGCTCGGCTACGGCACGTCTTGCGTCGTCGAGCGCGTGGAACGGCCCGAGATCGAGGAACGCGCGCTCGCCGTCGTCGAGGACGCTGGCTACCACGGCATCAGCGAGGCG contains:
- a CDS encoding protein-L-isoaspartate O-methyltransferase family protein gives rise to the protein MEFAALRDEMVDSLEHDTKAVVEAHPTGRAMRAVPRHEFVDEEHRAYTDQSFRHRDTAILSPSMAGRLLSALAPEAGDDVLVVGVGVGYTAAVLAEIVGGEHVHAVDIDRRLVYDARANLASAGYGDVLVDCRDGAEGLPEYAPFDRIVVEAAAVDAPAALLEQLAPGGRLVFPRGSGDQTLVAVEDGETVGVHGPVAFAPLLVDGEQGSAVERNRTVREDHERAVRAAESRGGWEHEWIDWENR
- a CDS encoding carboxylate--amine ligase codes for the protein MTFRDFDALRDALAGADFDRPPAFVANAHVTGLSVARALAAHDVPVVALDRSGDGAAPPSNAVDYAGQVTYPLDDQAGFREDVEALAAELAHDPVAFGCMDEWALAFAEADPDGVRLPFADIDTLDSVLDKTALYDRCEELGVPYPETYQLSETDPEEAADELGFPLVVKPARKREFEEAVGTNVIEVADREEYRDVVEMARETGIEVMAQEKVPVARGEDHSLASYVPEDGDPLAVVGNARVRAPLGYGTSCVVERVERPEIEERALAVVEDAGYHGISEAEFVYDSAREDFVLLDVNTRPWKWISMPVAAGANLPVAAYADATGTDYDPGPLTDARWVSLEDYLPLVAGGEFADVLSPADWQALVSGEFETTGDLTTAVYRPSDPAPVAHRLEVEFGGRDYYCSC
- a CDS encoding HVO_0476 family zinc finger protein, with product MSENAGEHVPFECPSCSPDLETVHEVLTTGGGNATVQCTECGHVHKEPTTEDRTVEREVVVSQDGESFTGSAEFDPGETVYEGDEFIVETEETIAQVRVTSIEVGPEDRTTRADAADIDTVWTRAVDNVSVDVTVHPKDGDEGSRSLTVHVPGDYEFVVGETQEFGDETVSVTGIHVRESAIESYKFPKLGEDGDTVFAKDVKRVYGDDESSTAWSAW
- the artA gene encoding archaeosortase A; the encoded protein is MTALTDTLAWFVVATFGASAILQGESRRTSRYAAVLAWVLFAAFWGLLTPHFAFVQRSIVEGVLSAAAVPACLYTAYLVGSGRKDLETLTRAVAIMGLLYLPFQTIEPLRQFAIESVAQQAKWVMAQLGYHPPIVDGDHGYHSRFVFTGENRMTGEAGHRFTTTVLLACTGVGSMSIVGGLALAVKAPLRRRLLALAITLPVIYGLNIVRVVFIAIAHGEQWFAGQTVQNLVFTMFATGDANMVSYLFADRVLAQSLSVVVLVALTLALLRVVPELGGVVEDVAYIATGNEYDVTERFAQ
- a CDS encoding protein-L-isoaspartate(D-aspartate) O-methyltransferase, with translation MTRERERERLADALASRPNVSDSAAAAIRAVPRHEFIPEGRREHAYDDRPLPIGEGQTISAPHMVAIMATELDLQSGERVLEVGTGCGYHAAVTAELVGPANVYSVEFVADLADRATETLADAGYSDVSVRVGDGREGWPEHAPYDAAYLTCAAPEFPPAVVEQVRAGGRLVAPIGDARQRLVHAVKREDGSLDRTDRGGVRFVRMQGD
- a CDS encoding class I SAM-dependent methyltransferase, which encodes MDYRELLLLRAARETGVLDALVSTADTPAEVAETAGVTERAAELTVDALLEMGLLEQVGDAVEPTNRMLGFITKTDVRSVGTLPHELDRVEALVALPETMRTGDPPVPRGNALRNRLGARAAEDDASVRAAVTAAVREQPDAESVLVVDDGPGRHAVEFARRGFDVTMLAEQRVVDAVRPLLGTERVDLLAGDPLAGADGSFDVVFHARVAHGYGPEENRQLLAAAREALVDGGLAVHVDVLRDGTPDAGLTAELLAGTGAGECHAAETVGEWFTDAGFEAVREGDVPGTEYGFVAGRRRAVE
- a CDS encoding aminopeptidase; translation: MTDLRTAAETAVEQCLALGADESCVVVTDDKRQPIGEALYEVASEVSEDTTILRYPPLDQHGEEPPAPVAAAMEAADVFLAPTTKSLSHTRARGAACDAGARGATLPGITEDVFTTGLDADYETIRQHCEDVLAQVAGADEVRVTTDAGTDITFEPGAREWHDDTGIVHDAGDFSNLPAGEVFVSPEDANGTYVVDGTMRPHGRLDGEELRFEVEDGFVTHISDDEIRGQVETASEEVGRDAYNLAELGIGTNVAVTELVGSVLLDEKAAGTVHIAIGDDAGIGGDTDAPLHLDGILKDPTVFADGEEIDLPTA
- a CDS encoding 50S ribosomal protein L16; translation: MSEKPASMYRKIDKPSYTRRDYVTGIPGSKIAQHQMGDLQADKDDYPVQISLVPEEECQLRHGSLEASRLSANRHLIKELGEGNYKMSLRKFPHQIIRENKQATGAGADRVSDGMRQAFGVPVGTAARIYPGERLFTAWCEVDQAETVKEAFRRAYNKITPPCKIVVERGEELLVR